Part of the Arthrobacter globiformis genome is shown below.
CTCGCTGCGGCGCGCCGCGCGGCATGCCGGCGCCCGCCGTATCCACGTGGATTCATTTGCGGGATACTGATGTACAGCAGGAACCGGGTTTCGTTTTCCATTCCGGCCCACCTACCTGCTAAGCTCTAGGACGTCCGGCCGGGAACGGCAGGATCCCTGGATGCCCTCGTAGCTCAGGGGATAGAGCGTCTGCCTCCGGAGCAGAAGGCCGTAGGTTCGAATCCTATCGAGGGCACAGAAGAAACCCCCGCCGCTTGCTGAAAGCGACGGGGGTTTCCTGCATCTTCAGTGCGCCTGACGCAGAATGTCAGAGGCCGTTCGTAGTGTGATGGGCATGTTCTGTTCAATCGTTCCGCCGTACATCCTGCGCCGCCTGGCTACCCAAAGGTCACCCCGGTTCTCGGCTGTTGCCCGCGCCGCCAGGGAAGCCCTGCTCCATGTCGGGTCCGTGCACGCGGCGCGCACGGCGGCGCCGTCCGCCCCTGCTGGCATCAGGCAACTAGAGCCCGCTCCGGTCAGCAGGTCCGTCTTCGACGCAAAGTTTGGCGAGTCGCTGCCCGGGCAGATTGCCCGGAAGGAAGGCGACGCTGCCACGGGCGATCCCGCTGTCGACGAGGCTTACGACGGTCTGGGCCACACCCACAGCCTCTACGCTGACGCCTTCGGCCGGAACTCCATCGACGGCCTGGGAATGCCCCTGAACGCCACCGTCCACTTCGGCAGGTTATATGACAACGCGTTCTGGGACGGCCAGCAGATGGTGTTTGGCGACGGTGATGGGGAGGTCTTCGAGCGATTCACTAGGTCGCTAAGCGTGATTGGCCACGAGCTGGCCCACGGTGTGACGCAGTTTTCGGCCGGGCTCGCCTACCGCAACCAGGCCGGGGCAATCAACGAATCCGTGTCCGACGTCTTCGGGGCACTCGTGGAGCAGTATTTCCGGAAGCAGACCACCGCCGAAGCCTCTTGGCTGATCGGCGAAGGGCTGTTTACACAGCAGGTCGAAGGGTCCGCCCTGCGCTCCATGAAGGCACCGGGAACCGCGTACGACGACGACGTCCTCGGCAAGGACCCGCAGCCGGATTCCATGGACTCCTATGTACGCACGAGGGCGGACAACGGCGGGGTCCACATCAACTCCGGCATCCCGAACCGGGCGTTCTGCGTCGTCGCCCAGACCCTGGGCGGGAACGCTTGGGAAGCGCCGGGCCAAATCTGGTACGAAACCTTGACAAGCGGCTCGCTGAGCCCGACCGGCACCTTCACAGCCTTTGCCAAAGCCACCGCCGCAACGGCGAAGGAACTGTTCGGCGAGGAGTCGGCAGAGCATGACGCTGTGCGCGGGGCGTGGGAGACTGTGAAGGTAAAGCTCTAACCGACGCCGGGACTGTGACATTCCGCTTCCCGGCCGCCGCGGAACCCGGGGAACCTCGCCATGAAAATCACAGTCGAGCGCAGCGGCGGGATAGCCGCACTCACCCGCGTCTGGACGGTGCTCGCCGTCACCACCAGCGACAAGAGCCGTTGGCAGCCCCTCGTCGAAGCGTGCCCATGGGACGCCGTCGACGATCCCCGGCAGGCGGCGGACGGGCAGCCGGACCGCTTCATGTATTCCATCCGCGCCGGCCAGCGCCGCGCCACCCTGCCGGAGACGGCCGTCACCGGTCCTTGGCGTGTGCTGGTGGAGTCGACCCGGGCAGCAGCTGAAGAATCGGCCTAGCCGGCCGAAGCCATCTGGCCGCGGAAAGCCCGGCGGTAGGACTGCGGACTTGTGTCCAGCACCTTGGCGAAGTGGTGCCGGAGCAGCACGGGATGGCCGAACCCTGACTGCCGCGCCACCTCGTCGATGTTCAGCTCCGTGGACTCCAGGAGCTCCTGGGCGCGCAGGACACGCTGGGAATTGAGCCACGCAGCCGGGGTCGCTCCTGTTTCAGCGCGGAACCGGCGGGCGAAGGTGCGCGGCGACATGTGCACGCGGGCGGCCAGCTCCTGGACGGGATGTTCCTCGTCCAGGTTCTCCACCATCCACCGGAGGAGTTCCTCCATGGGCTGGGAGCCGCACTCGGGCATGGGCCGGTCGATGAACTGCGCCTGGCCACCGTCGCGGTGCGGCGGAACCACCATGTCTCTGGCGATGGCGGCCGCCACGGCCGCCCCGAACTCAATCCTCACCAGATGCAGGCACGCGTCAATGCCCGCGGCCGTTCCGGCGCTGGAGATGATCCGTCCGTCCTGGACGTAGAGGACGTTCTCGTCGACCAGGACTTTGGGGTACTGGGCGGCGAGCTCTTCCGAGTAATGCCAGTGCGTGGTGCACCGGCGTCCGTCCAGGATCCCGGCCCGCGCCAGCGCAAACGCGCCAGAGCAGATCGACATTACCCAGGCGCCGCGGCTGTGCGCCGCCTGGAGGGCATCGAGGACGGATTCCGGAACATCCTCCTCCCGGCCGTAGGGCGCCATGATCACCAGGTCGGCATCGGCGGCGGCTTCCAGTCCGAGGCCGACGTTCATAGTGAGGCCGGATTTCAGCGGAACTTCGCCGGGCACCGGAGTGCACACCCGGAAGTCGAACTGCGGCACGCCTGTTCCACGTTCCGAACGGTCGATGCCGAAAACCTCAAAAGCGGTACCGAACTCGAAGATCGAGAAGTTGGGAACCGCAATGATTGCCACTGTTTTGAGCATGTTTCCAGTATGGCAGAAATTTGTACTTTCTAGGCATTTCTGCCACTTCTTTCTGCACCGGGCCGGGAGAACCATGGAGACATGGAAATCTTCGGAATCGCCCTTCTTGTCCTGGTCCTCGTTGCAGCAGCCGCCACGGTCGCCGCCGTCCTGCGGGATGGCCGGGGCCACACCCCTCCCGAACACTCGGTCCGGGACTGGTCCGCACTGGACCTGCCCAGCAGCAACTACACGATGCGCATCTTCTAGCGGCCCATGGCGCCCGCCAAACCCGTTCACTGTCCGCCCACAACCCTCCTTCCCGGAAACACTGCCCACCCAGAACCACAGTCCCCCCACCAACACCAAGGACCCGGCGCACGCCGGGTCCTTTTTCACGGCAGTAGACTTGTGGGAGCCATGACTTTTCACATCTCCTACCCCGCCGAGCTGCCGGTCTCCGAGCGCCGCGAGGACCTGATGGCCGCGATCGCCGCCAACCAGGTGACGATCATTGCCGGCGAGACCGGTTCCGGTAAGACCACCCAGATTCCCAAGATGTGCCTGGAGCTGGGCCTGGGGGAGAACGGCCTGATCGGCCATACCCAGCCGAGGCGTCTCGCGGCACGCACGGTGGCCGAGCGCATCGCCTCCGAACTCGGCGTCGACATCGGTCAGGAAGTGGGCTTCCAGGTCCGCTTCACGGGCGAGGTGAGCAAGTCCACCAAGGTCAAGCTGATGACCGACGGCATCCTGCTGGCCGAAATCCAGCGCGACAAACTGCTCCGCAAGTACAACGCGATCATCATCGATGAGGCGCACGAACGCAGCCTGAACATCGACTTCATCCTCGGCTACCTCAAGCGGATCCTGCCGCAGCGGCCGGACCTGAAGGTG
Proteins encoded:
- a CDS encoding M4 family metallopeptidase, whose product is MFCSIVPPYILRRLATQRSPRFSAVARAAREALLHVGSVHAARTAAPSAPAGIRQLEPAPVSRSVFDAKFGESLPGQIARKEGDAATGDPAVDEAYDGLGHTHSLYADAFGRNSIDGLGMPLNATVHFGRLYDNAFWDGQQMVFGDGDGEVFERFTRSLSVIGHELAHGVTQFSAGLAYRNQAGAINESVSDVFGALVEQYFRKQTTAEASWLIGEGLFTQQVEGSALRSMKAPGTAYDDDVLGKDPQPDSMDSYVRTRADNGGVHINSGIPNRAFCVVAQTLGGNAWEAPGQIWYETLTSGSLSPTGTFTAFAKATAATAKELFGEESAEHDAVRGAWETVKVKL
- a CDS encoding protealysin inhibitor emfourin, whose amino-acid sequence is MKITVERSGGIAALTRVWTVLAVTTSDKSRWQPLVEACPWDAVDDPRQAADGQPDRFMYSIRAGQRRATLPETAVTGPWRVLVESTRAAAEESA
- a CDS encoding GlxA family transcriptional regulator, which codes for MLKTVAIIAVPNFSIFEFGTAFEVFGIDRSERGTGVPQFDFRVCTPVPGEVPLKSGLTMNVGLGLEAAADADLVIMAPYGREEDVPESVLDALQAAHSRGAWVMSICSGAFALARAGILDGRRCTTHWHYSEELAAQYPKVLVDENVLYVQDGRIISSAGTAAGIDACLHLVRIEFGAAVAAAIARDMVVPPHRDGGQAQFIDRPMPECGSQPMEELLRWMVENLDEEHPVQELAARVHMSPRTFARRFRAETGATPAAWLNSQRVLRAQELLESTELNIDEVARQSGFGHPVLLRHHFAKVLDTSPQSYRRAFRGQMASAG